CTTTAAAGTTTTTCGGGAGGGTGGGGGTCCGGGGGAGGGAACCCCTTTTTTCAAAAAGGGGTTCCCTCCCCCGGCTCTTCCAGCATCATAATATGTACACGACACAGCGACGCATCATTCTGGCCTCGACGTCACCACGTCGGCGGGAGCTGCTTGATTTGGCCGGGGTACCGTTTTCGGTTGTTCCGAGTCCGGCCGAGGAGCCCGAACCGGATCTGGGCGAGTTGCCGTCGGCCTATGCCGCGCGCATGGCCCGGCTCAAGGCCGCGCCCGTGTCCCGGGAGCATCCGGAGGCGGCGGTCATCGGCGCGGATTCGGTGGTAGCCGTGGGGCATGTAATTTTGGGCAAGCCGCGCGATGCGGCCGACGCCGGGCGCATGTTGGGCCTGCTCTCGGGGCGCACGCATCAGGTGGTGACCGGCTGCGCGATTTTCGGCTGCGGCCCGGAACCGGAGATCTTCACCGTGTCCACGGACGTGGCCATGGCGGCGCTTTCCGATGTGGCCATCGCCGCCTACGTGGCCACAGGCGAGCCCATGGACAAGGCCGGGGCCTATGCAATCCAGGGCAAGGCGGCGGCGTTTGTCACCGCGATCAATGGCTCGTACACCAACGTCGTGGGATTACCGCTGGCGGAAGTGGTGGAAGCTCTAAAATGTTCCGGGGCTATCGGTCCAGGAACGTCCTAAAAACGCTCCTACCCATTGGTTTCACAGGGCAAATTTCCCCAAGATTCTTACAAGTCCTCGTCAGGAATAATTTCAAACTATTTTTTACAACGTGAAGAATCACTTAACCTAAAATAAAAAGTACTTTATTATTTTAGGTTAATTTAATTATCATCATTCGTAATTTATACATTAGCATAATCTCAACACCATCCAGCCGAACATATAAAACGCGAAATCCAAGAGGAGCACACGAATGGGCAGGGCTATTATACAGTTAAACAAAAGGAAAAAGGCCATTGATTTGCTGCGCAGCATCACTGACAATCAAGAACATTCTATCATTATTCACTATTCATGCGAAAGTTTTTATGAAAGAAATGACGGATCATCTCCTCGAATAACATCTATCGCTGTTCGAAATTGCTATTCCGCACAGACAACATCGTTTTCGATCCATCAAATAGCTGAAATTAATAGCGTTCCCATGAAAAATATTCCTGGAAATTATGACAGGCTAGAAAAGATGATGCTCGACCGCTTTTACGACTATGTAAGACGACATGATGGATACAAGTGGCTTCATTGGAACATGAGAGATATTAACTATGGATTTCCTGCAATATCCCACCGATACTCTGTTTTGAAAGGAACACCAGAGACAATACCTGAAGATAAGATGATTGACATTGCGAGACTACTAATTTCCATATATGGACCAGCATACATTGGCCATCCCAGGCTCGTGAAACTAATACAAAAAAATATGATTTCTGACAAAGATTTTTTATCTGGGCAGGATGAAGCGTTGGCATTTGAACAAGGAAAATATGTTGAGCTC
The DNA window shown above is from Solidesulfovibrio fructosivorans JJ] and carries:
- a CDS encoding Maf family protein, translated to MYTTQRRIILASTSPRRRELLDLAGVPFSVVPSPAEEPEPDLGELPSAYAARMARLKAAPVSREHPEAAVIGADSVVAVGHVILGKPRDAADAGRMLGLLSGRTHQVVTGCAIFGCGPEPEIFTVSTDVAMAALSDVAIAAYVATGEPMDKAGAYAIQGKAAAFVTAINGSYTNVVGLPLAEVVEALKCSGAIGPGTS